The following proteins are encoded in a genomic region of Synechococcus sp. ROS8604:
- the dxs gene encoding 1-deoxy-D-xylulose-5-phosphate synthase yields MQLSELTHPNQLHGLSEAQLEDVAKQIRERHLEVVSNSGGHLGPGLGVVELTLALYQTLDLDEDKVVWDVGHQAYPHKLITGRYGNFDSLRQQGGVAGYLKRTESRFDHFGAGHASTSISAALGMAMARDRQGLDYKCVAVIGDGALTGGMALEAINHAGHLPSTPLLVVLNDNDMSISPPVGALSTYLNRMRLSPPLQFLSGSVEESVRHLPFMGGEIPPELNRLKESMRRLAVPKVGAVFEELGFTYMGPIDGHDIGEMTRTFQAAHRVGGPVMVHVVTKKGKGYPYAEADQVGYHAQSAFNLSTGKARPSKTPKPPSYSKVFGQTLVKLCEQNPKVVGITAAMATGTGLDILQKALPEQYIDVGIAEQHAVTLSAGMACDGLRPVVAIYSTFLQRAFDQLIHDVGIQKLPVTFVLDRAGIVGADGPTHQGQYDISYMRAIPNFTVMAPKDEAELQRMLVTCLNHDGPTALRIPRGPGEGVPLMEEGWEALPIGCGEVVREGHDVLVVAYGAMVPKAVATAKCLSAVGVEVAVINARYLRPLDEALIHPMAMKIGKIVTMEEAALPGGFGSAVLESLQEKGLAIPMLRIGIPDQLVDHATPQQSFEALGLTPDQMAVRIKQHFQMQTTGSLKLEEKKPAEMTSAG; encoded by the coding sequence ATGCAACTGAGCGAATTGACCCATCCCAATCAGCTGCACGGGCTGTCTGAGGCGCAGCTTGAGGATGTGGCCAAACAGATTCGTGAACGCCATTTAGAGGTGGTGTCCAACAGCGGCGGGCATCTTGGGCCTGGATTAGGCGTTGTTGAACTAACCCTGGCGCTATACCAAACGCTTGACCTTGACGAAGACAAGGTGGTGTGGGATGTGGGGCATCAGGCCTATCCGCACAAATTGATTACAGGTCGATATGGAAACTTCGACTCCCTGCGTCAACAGGGAGGAGTGGCCGGTTATCTGAAGAGAACGGAAAGTCGTTTTGATCATTTCGGTGCTGGGCACGCGAGCACATCCATCTCGGCAGCCCTCGGAATGGCCATGGCTCGTGACCGGCAAGGTCTTGATTACAAATGCGTTGCTGTGATTGGCGATGGGGCCCTCACCGGTGGCATGGCCCTGGAGGCGATTAACCATGCCGGTCATCTGCCATCCACTCCACTGCTCGTTGTTCTGAATGACAACGACATGTCGATCTCTCCACCTGTTGGTGCGCTATCGACGTATCTCAACCGGATGCGCTTAAGCCCGCCTCTTCAATTCTTGTCTGGAAGCGTCGAAGAGAGCGTGCGGCATCTCCCCTTCATGGGCGGAGAAATTCCACCGGAACTTAATCGTCTCAAAGAGAGCATGCGCCGGCTGGCGGTTCCCAAAGTTGGCGCTGTGTTTGAGGAACTTGGTTTCACCTACATGGGTCCGATCGATGGTCACGACATTGGCGAAATGACGCGAACGTTCCAGGCCGCACATCGCGTCGGTGGTCCGGTGATGGTTCATGTTGTTACAAAAAAAGGCAAGGGCTACCCCTACGCAGAAGCCGATCAAGTTGGGTATCACGCCCAGTCAGCCTTCAACCTCAGTACAGGCAAAGCAAGGCCGAGCAAAACCCCCAAACCACCGAGTTACAGCAAGGTGTTTGGACAAACACTTGTCAAACTCTGCGAACAGAACCCAAAGGTGGTTGGGATCACAGCTGCCATGGCAACGGGAACAGGCTTAGACATCCTTCAAAAAGCGCTACCCGAGCAATACATCGACGTCGGCATCGCTGAGCAGCATGCCGTGACACTCTCGGCTGGCATGGCTTGCGACGGACTCAGGCCTGTTGTGGCGATCTACAGCACGTTTTTACAGAGAGCCTTCGACCAGCTCATTCACGATGTGGGGATTCAAAAACTGCCGGTGACCTTTGTTTTAGATAGGGCAGGAATTGTTGGGGCCGATGGTCCGACCCACCAAGGGCAGTACGACATCAGCTACATGCGGGCGATTCCAAATTTCACCGTGATGGCACCCAAGGATGAAGCTGAGCTTCAGAGGATGCTGGTGACGTGTCTCAATCATGACGGGCCCACTGCTCTGAGAATTCCTCGTGGCCCTGGTGAAGGGGTACCCCTCATGGAAGAAGGCTGGGAGGCTCTTCCGATTGGCTGTGGTGAGGTGGTACGTGAAGGCCATGATGTGTTGGTGGTGGCCTATGGAGCCATGGTTCCGAAGGCAGTAGCCACCGCGAAATGCTTGTCCGCTGTAGGTGTTGAGGTTGCGGTAATCAACGCGCGTTATCTACGCCCGCTGGATGAAGCACTCATTCATCCCATGGCCATGAAGATTGGCAAGATCGTCACGATGGAAGAGGCTGCATTACCAGGCGGTTTTGGCTCAGCTGTTCTCGAATCTCTCCAGGAGAAGGGGTTAGCGATCCCCATGCTCCGCATTGGCATTCCTGACCAATTGGTGGATCATGCAACTCCCCAGCAGAGTTTTGAAGCCTTGGGTTTAACCCCGGATCAAATGGCCGTCCGGATTAAGCAGCATTTCCAGATGCAAACAACGGGCTCGCTCAAGCTCGAAGAAAAAAAGCCAGCTGAGATGACGTCAGCTGGCTGA
- the scpB gene encoding SMC-Scp complex subunit ScpB: MAQELERSNMQEFNLSLPARLEAILYLKGKALSTAELAELADASEQETEQGLLALVAGYAQRDTALEIHENSGRYSLQLRAGLGELVRNLLPVNLSTATLRTLATIALKRRILQSELVELRGSGAYDHIKELLSQNFIERKRQSEGRSYWLSLSEKFHRTFSVLPDRGISEPDQAA; this comes from the coding sequence ATGGCACAAGAATTAGAGCGAAGCAACATGCAGGAATTCAATCTCTCCCTTCCAGCTCGCTTGGAGGCGATTCTTTACCTGAAAGGCAAAGCCCTTTCCACTGCGGAGCTGGCCGAGTTGGCCGACGCCAGTGAACAAGAGACGGAACAGGGTCTGCTCGCGTTGGTTGCTGGTTATGCCCAGCGGGATACGGCCCTGGAAATCCATGAAAACAGCGGTCGGTACAGCCTTCAGCTGCGTGCTGGTCTTGGGGAACTGGTGCGCAATCTCTTACCGGTGAACCTCTCAACGGCAACGCTGAGAACGCTGGCAACGATTGCTTTGAAACGACGGATCCTTCAGTCGGAACTGGTTGAGTTAAGGGGATCAGGCGCCTACGACCACATCAAGGAGCTGCTCAGTCAGAACTTTATTGAACGCAAACGCCAAAGCGAAGGACGTTCCTATTGGCTCAGCCTTTCTGAAAAGTTTCACCGCACATTTTCTGTGCTTCCTGATAGAGGGATCTCAGAACCTGATCAGGCTGCATAA
- a CDS encoding ABC transporter permease — translation MASKLPLADTVGMALTTLKANRLRSLLTMLGIVIGNASVITLVGVGRGAQNLAEDQLSSLGANVLFVVPGSNDTRRQGVAFPRTLVLDDATAIAAQVPSVKRVAPQISANEVVQAGARSTSASISGVTPAFLPVRSFEVARGRFISAEDEQSAKTVVVIGPDLRDKLFPSGAAVGQTIRIRDQSFSVIGVMEPKGAVFGSNQDENAYIPLTTMVSRLTGRDPTYGVSLSFISVEAKDEQSTGPAKFQITNLLRQRHRILRKDDFAVRSQKDALAIVGTITGGLTLMLGAIGGVSLLVGGIGIMNIMLVSVSERTEEIGLRKALGARSSDVLRQFLVESLVLASLGGVIGTAVGLGTVTAVALFSPLPAAIGASTILVTVGLSGSIGLFFGVVPAKRAAMLDPIVALRSL, via the coding sequence ATGGCCAGCAAGCTGCCTCTTGCCGACACCGTCGGCATGGCTCTCACCACCCTTAAGGCAAATCGGTTACGCAGTTTGCTCACGATGCTGGGCATCGTGATCGGTAATGCCTCAGTGATCACCCTGGTTGGTGTGGGTCGAGGTGCCCAGAACTTGGCGGAGGACCAGCTCAGCAGCCTTGGTGCCAACGTGTTGTTTGTGGTTCCTGGGAGCAATGACACACGACGGCAAGGGGTGGCCTTTCCCCGCACCTTGGTGCTGGACGACGCCACGGCCATTGCCGCACAAGTGCCAAGCGTGAAACGCGTTGCCCCACAAATCTCAGCCAATGAAGTGGTTCAGGCAGGAGCGAGGAGTACGAGTGCCTCAATCTCAGGAGTCACACCGGCCTTTTTACCGGTGCGAAGTTTTGAGGTTGCCCGGGGTCGATTCATCAGTGCTGAGGATGAGCAGAGCGCCAAGACCGTAGTGGTGATTGGTCCAGATTTGCGGGACAAACTTTTCCCCTCCGGTGCAGCGGTTGGACAAACCATCCGGATCAGAGATCAGAGTTTCAGTGTGATCGGCGTGATGGAGCCCAAGGGAGCGGTCTTCGGTTCAAACCAGGACGAAAACGCCTACATCCCTCTTACGACGATGGTGAGTCGCCTGACAGGACGTGATCCAACCTATGGAGTCAGCCTCAGCTTCATCAGTGTTGAAGCGAAGGACGAGCAAAGCACTGGGCCAGCAAAGTTTCAAATCACCAATTTGCTGAGGCAGCGGCATCGCATTTTGCGCAAAGACGACTTTGCGGTTCGATCTCAAAAAGATGCCCTCGCCATCGTTGGCACGATTACAGGCGGTCTCACGCTGATGCTCGGTGCGATCGGAGGCGTTTCGCTGCTCGTTGGAGGCATCGGAATCATGAACATCATGTTGGTATCGGTGAGTGAACGCACAGAAGAAATTGGCCTACGCAAAGCTTTGGGTGCGCGAAGTTCCGATGTTCTTCGACAGTTTTTGGTTGAGAGTCTTGTGTTGGCGAGCCTCGGCGGCGTGATTGGAACCGCAGTAGGACTTGGCACCGTGACCGCTGTTGCCTTGTTTTCTCCTCTGCCGGCAGCCATTGGTGCTTCGACCATTTTGGTCACCGTTGGACTGTCTGGATCGATTGGACTCTTTTTTGGCGTCGTGCCTGCCAAGCGTGCGGCGATGCTCGATCCGATCGTTGCGTTAAGAAGCCTTTAA
- the ilvA gene encoding threonine ammonia-lyase, biosynthetic has protein sequence MDHYLPRILRARVYDVARETPLELATNLSRRLSNSIWLKREDLQPVFSFKLRGAYNRMAQLSEAELKLGVIASSAGNHAQGVALSASHLGCRAVIVMPVTTPGVKVDAVRQLGAEVVLHGETYDEAYAEARSRSEAEHLCFIHPFDDPEVIAGQGTVGMEILRQCHQPPDAIYVAVGGGGLIGGIAVYVKSLWPDVQIIGVEPHDAAAMTLSLEAGERIRLPQVGLFADGVAVREVGEHTFALAQQYVDDIVTVSTDEICAAIKDVFEDTRSILEPAGALAVAGLKADVSRRSLQNQNLVAVACGANINFARLRFVAERAELGEEREAMLAVEIPERPGSLRCLCELLADRSLTEFSYRMGAGEQAHIFMGVQVSGPDDRSSLIGHLQTHGYACLDLSDDELSKVHLRHMVGGRLPATSTASNVQELLYRFEFPERPGALMRFVTALHRDWSISIFHYRNHGADVGRIVVGVLVNTDDREAWQAFLRDLGYISWEETSNPAYQLFLGG, from the coding sequence ATGGATCATTATTTGCCGAGGATCCTGCGCGCCCGTGTCTATGACGTGGCCCGGGAAACTCCCTTAGAACTCGCCACCAATCTGAGCCGAAGGCTGAGCAACAGCATTTGGTTGAAACGGGAAGACCTGCAACCCGTTTTTTCCTTCAAGTTGCGTGGTGCCTACAACCGCATGGCTCAGCTCTCTGAGGCTGAGCTGAAACTCGGAGTCATCGCCTCTAGTGCTGGAAATCACGCACAAGGGGTAGCCCTCAGCGCATCCCACCTCGGCTGCAGAGCCGTGATCGTGATGCCCGTGACAACTCCTGGCGTCAAGGTCGATGCTGTACGCCAACTGGGAGCCGAGGTGGTGCTCCATGGCGAGACCTACGACGAGGCCTATGCCGAAGCCAGGTCACGCAGCGAAGCGGAACACCTCTGTTTTATCCATCCGTTTGACGATCCGGAGGTGATTGCTGGCCAGGGAACGGTGGGCATGGAAATCCTGCGTCAGTGCCACCAACCACCCGATGCGATTTATGTGGCTGTGGGGGGTGGTGGTTTGATCGGCGGGATCGCCGTGTATGTGAAAAGTCTCTGGCCTGACGTTCAAATCATCGGCGTTGAACCCCATGATGCCGCCGCCATGACCCTGTCCTTAGAGGCTGGTGAACGCATCCGACTGCCCCAGGTGGGACTGTTTGCAGATGGTGTGGCTGTTCGCGAGGTGGGGGAGCACACCTTTGCTTTGGCCCAACAGTACGTGGATGACATCGTCACCGTGAGCACCGATGAAATCTGTGCGGCCATCAAAGATGTTTTTGAAGACACCCGCTCCATTCTTGAACCCGCAGGTGCCCTTGCTGTTGCCGGTCTCAAGGCTGATGTGAGCCGAAGGTCACTGCAAAACCAAAATCTTGTGGCTGTTGCCTGTGGAGCGAACATCAATTTCGCGCGTCTGCGCTTTGTGGCTGAACGGGCCGAACTGGGTGAAGAACGCGAAGCGATGCTCGCCGTAGAAATCCCAGAGCGGCCAGGGAGTCTTCGCTGTCTCTGTGAATTGCTTGCAGATCGCAGCCTCACTGAATTTTCTTATCGCATGGGAGCTGGTGAACAGGCCCACATTTTTATGGGCGTTCAGGTGAGCGGACCCGATGACCGATCGTCCTTGATCGGCCATCTCCAGACCCATGGCTATGCCTGCCTCGATCTCAGTGACGATGAACTGTCCAAGGTGCATCTCCGGCACATGGTCGGAGGCCGATTGCCGGCAACGTCGACGGCCAGCAATGTGCAGGAGCTGCTTTATCGCTTTGAGTTCCCAGAGCGGCCAGGGGCCTTAATGCGTTTCGTCACGGCCTTGCATCGCGACTGGAGCATCAGCATTTTTCATTACCGAAACCATGGAGCTGATGTGGGTCGGATCGTGGTGGGTGTTCTTGTCAATACAGATGATCGGGAGGCCTGGCAGGCCTTCCTGCGCGACCTTGGTTACATCAGTTGGGAAGAAACGAGTAACCCGGCTTATCAACTCTTTCTGGGTGGATGA
- a CDS encoding nucleoside triphosphate pyrophosphohydrolase family protein gives MDLNAYQAAARETALYPDAGSNPIYPTLGLSGEAGEVADKVKKVLRDRHGHFDDEVRAEIALELGDVLWYVAQLASEMGYDLEDVANKNLSKLRDRSARGQLQGSGDHR, from the coding sequence ATGGACCTGAACGCCTATCAGGCTGCTGCTCGGGAGACAGCTCTCTATCCAGATGCTGGAAGCAATCCCATCTACCCAACCCTGGGCTTGAGTGGTGAGGCGGGGGAAGTCGCGGACAAAGTCAAAAAAGTGCTGCGCGATCGCCATGGGCACTTTGATGATGAAGTCCGAGCCGAGATCGCTTTGGAGCTCGGCGATGTGCTCTGGTACGTGGCTCAACTGGCCAGCGAAATGGGCTACGACCTGGAGGATGTGGCCAACAAAAACCTCAGCAAACTTCGTGATCGCTCTGCGCGGGGGCAATTGCAAGGCAGTGGCGATCACCGCTGA
- a CDS encoding DUF2499 domain-containing protein: MHALSLGTWWIHVASVFEWLLAMVLIAQRGSRGSQMSMIWLSAAMIPALISAMAACTWHLYDNAESLRWLVTLQASTTLLGNVTLAIAAWNLQRNAPVDMKVKG; the protein is encoded by the coding sequence ATGCATGCCCTTTCGCTTGGCACATGGTGGATTCATGTGGCTTCTGTCTTTGAGTGGCTGTTGGCGATGGTGTTGATCGCTCAGCGTGGATCTCGCGGCTCTCAGATGAGCATGATCTGGCTCTCTGCAGCCATGATTCCGGCTCTGATCAGCGCCATGGCTGCATGCACTTGGCACCTCTATGACAATGCTGAGAGTCTTCGTTGGCTCGTTACTTTGCAGGCCAGTACAACCCTCCTTGGAAACGTCACCCTTGCGATTGCTGCCTGGAATCTGCAACGCAACGCACCGGTGGATATGAAGGTGAAGGGATGA
- the ftsH gene encoding ATP-dependent zinc metalloprotease FtsH, which produces MNQRWRQIALWILPIGVALLLVWQLVGSGALNNLRSSSPATSEGTTVAPRNAAVARMSYGRFLDYVEAGRVTAVDIYDGGRNAVVEAVDPDLDNRVQRLRVDLPGLAPELINTLKEEGISFDIHPPKTAPPALGILGNLLFPLLLIGSLIFLARRGNSMPGGPGQAMQFGKTKARFAMEADTGVKFDDVAGVSEAKQDLQEVVTFLKQPERFTSVGAQIPKGVLLVGPPGTGKTLLAKAIAGEAGVPFFSLSGSEFVEMFVGVGASRVRDLFKRAKENSPCLIFIDEIDAVGRQRGAGIGGGNDEREQTLNQLLTEMDGFEGNSGIIILAATNRPDVLDSALMRPGRFDRQVTVDAPDIKGRLSILEVHSRNKKLDDQLTLDSIARRTPGFTGADLANLLNEAAILTARRRKDSIGISEIDDAVDRIIAGMEGHPLTDGRSKRLIAYHEVGHALVGTLVKDHDPVQKVTLIPRGQAQGLTWFSPDEEQMLVSRAQLKARIMGALGGRAAEDVVFGHSEVTTGAGGDIQMVASMARQMVTQFGMSQLGPMALEGGSQEVFLGRDLMTRSDVSDAISKQIDEQVRLIVMKCYEETVALVGQHRQAMDKLVEQLIEQETMDGDEFRVVVAEFAEIPEKERFSPLLA; this is translated from the coding sequence ATGAATCAACGCTGGCGTCAGATAGCCCTCTGGATTCTTCCCATAGGCGTCGCGTTGCTGCTTGTTTGGCAGCTGGTTGGCAGCGGAGCTCTGAATAACCTGCGCAGTAGTAGCCCCGCCACCAGCGAAGGCACCACTGTTGCTCCCCGCAATGCTGCTGTAGCTCGGATGAGTTACGGCCGTTTCTTGGATTACGTCGAAGCTGGTCGTGTCACGGCTGTTGATATTTACGACGGTGGTCGCAACGCGGTTGTGGAGGCGGTGGATCCCGATCTTGATAACCGGGTCCAAAGGCTCCGCGTTGACCTCCCTGGGCTGGCTCCCGAACTGATTAACACCCTCAAGGAAGAAGGCATCAGCTTCGATATTCATCCACCGAAGACGGCTCCTCCTGCCCTTGGCATCCTCGGCAATCTTCTCTTCCCCCTGTTGCTGATCGGATCTTTGATCTTTTTGGCTCGTCGTGGCAACTCCATGCCTGGTGGTCCAGGACAAGCCATGCAGTTCGGCAAAACAAAAGCTCGTTTTGCCATGGAGGCCGATACAGGCGTCAAATTTGACGATGTGGCTGGTGTGAGTGAGGCCAAGCAAGACCTGCAAGAAGTGGTCACTTTCTTGAAACAGCCTGAGCGCTTCACTTCCGTTGGTGCACAAATCCCTAAGGGTGTGTTGTTGGTAGGCCCCCCTGGCACAGGTAAAACCCTGCTTGCAAAGGCCATTGCTGGTGAAGCTGGTGTTCCTTTCTTCTCGCTTTCAGGTTCTGAATTCGTAGAAATGTTTGTGGGTGTTGGCGCAAGCCGTGTCCGCGATCTGTTCAAACGAGCGAAAGAAAACAGCCCGTGTCTGATCTTTATTGATGAAATTGACGCGGTTGGTCGTCAGCGTGGTGCTGGAATTGGTGGTGGCAACGATGAGCGAGAACAAACGCTGAATCAGTTGCTCACCGAGATGGATGGTTTTGAAGGAAATAGCGGAATCATCATTCTTGCAGCAACGAACAGGCCTGATGTTCTTGACTCTGCCTTGATGCGTCCAGGTCGTTTTGATCGACAAGTCACTGTGGATGCGCCTGATATCAAAGGACGTCTTTCCATCCTCGAAGTTCATTCCAGAAACAAAAAACTTGACGATCAGCTCACGCTGGACAGCATTGCCCGGAGAACTCCTGGATTTACAGGAGCAGACCTCGCCAACTTGTTGAATGAAGCGGCGATCCTGACAGCGAGACGTCGCAAAGACAGCATTGGAATTTCAGAAATTGATGATGCTGTCGATCGCATCATTGCTGGAATGGAAGGTCATCCCCTCACTGATGGCCGTAGCAAGCGCTTGATCGCTTATCACGAAGTTGGACATGCCTTGGTTGGCACTCTTGTGAAGGATCACGATCCTGTTCAGAAAGTCACCTTGATTCCACGGGGACAGGCTCAAGGCTTGACCTGGTTCTCACCCGATGAAGAGCAGATGCTCGTCTCGCGTGCCCAACTAAAAGCCCGCATCATGGGAGCGCTCGGCGGTCGCGCCGCGGAAGACGTGGTGTTTGGCCATTCCGAAGTCACCACCGGTGCCGGTGGCGATATCCAAATGGTGGCCTCGATGGCCCGTCAGATGGTGACGCAATTTGGAATGAGCCAGTTGGGTCCCATGGCCCTAGAGGGTGGTAGTCAGGAAGTGTTCCTCGGCCGTGATCTGATGACCCGGAGCGATGTATCCGATGCCATCTCCAAGCAGATTGATGAGCAGGTGCGTTTGATCGTGATGAAGTGCTACGAAGAAACCGTTGCCCTGGTTGGTCAGCATCGGCAAGCCATGGACAAATTGGTTGAGCAATTGATCGAGCAGGAAACCATGGATGGTGATGAATTCCGTGTCGTTGTCGCTGAATTCGCTGAGATTCCTGAAAAGGAACGTTTCTCCCCCTTGCTTGCCTAA
- a CDS encoding YggT family protein gives MDLSFVSTFLQIIAQTLQIYSFVLIVRVLLTWFPNVDMGNPVLSTVSSITDPYLNAFRGLIPPLGGLDLSAILAFVALSLMQQLLVSASYAFAGGFGNYG, from the coding sequence ATGGATTTGAGTTTTGTTTCCACCTTTCTGCAGATCATTGCCCAGACCCTGCAGATTTATTCCTTCGTCTTGATCGTTCGCGTCCTTCTCACCTGGTTTCCGAACGTGGATATGGGGAATCCAGTGCTCAGCACTGTGAGCTCGATCACTGATCCTTACCTCAATGCCTTTCGTGGCCTGATCCCCCCGCTGGGAGGTTTGGACCTCTCCGCGATTCTGGCGTTCGTGGCCCTGAGCTTGATGCAGCAGCTCTTGGTGTCAGCCAGCTATGCGTTCGCCGGTGGATTTGGCAACTACGGCTAA
- a CDS encoding DUF3593 domain-containing protein, which produces MTSNFDPGPLFALSLLPYLVFLFHLGRSQQLPKLTVLGFQLTLLFVAVTIAAAVFALVRYDSELVAVDWLHGGAEAFLTLSNACIVAGLLRTKSKEPVNNSYEEEILGR; this is translated from the coding sequence ATGACGTCGAACTTTGATCCAGGCCCCCTGTTTGCCCTGTCCCTGCTTCCTTATTTGGTGTTTCTTTTTCACCTTGGGCGCAGCCAGCAACTCCCTAAATTGACCGTTCTTGGTTTTCAGCTCACCCTGTTGTTCGTTGCTGTCACGATTGCGGCGGCGGTGTTTGCTCTTGTTCGTTACGACTCTGAATTGGTCGCTGTGGATTGGCTTCATGGTGGTGCGGAAGCCTTCCTCACGTTGAGTAATGCCTGCATTGTTGCCGGTTTGCTTCGCACAAAATCCAAAGAGCCAGTGAATAACTCTTACGAGGAGGAGATCTTGGGGCGTTGA
- the pyk gene encoding pyruvate kinase: MAQIDLTRRTKIVATIGPATESPEGIRQLIQAGATTFRLNFSHGDHSEHAERIATIRQVAHELGAHIGILQDLQGPKIRLGRFEDGPITLAKGDQFALTAKQVRCNQTVATVTYDKLAEEVTAGSRILLDDGRVEMKVERVDSVDQTLHCSVTVPGVLSNNKGVNFPDVQLSVRALTTKDRQDLAFGLQQGVDWVALSFVRNPSDMQEIRELIRKHGYTTPVVAKIEKFEAIDQIDAILPLCDGVMVARGDLGVEMPAEEVPLLQKDLIHKANSLGIPIITATQMLDSMASSPRPTRAEVSDVANAILDGTDAVMLSNETAVGDFPVEAVETMATIARRIERDYPQRPIDTHLPSTIPNAISGAVSSIARQLNAAAILPLTKSGATAHNVSKFRPSTPILAITSEVNVARKLQLVWGVTPLLIETQKSTTATFTLAMAYAQELGVVKDGDLCVQTAGTLAGISGSTDLIKVGIVSAVLGRGTGFGSGSVSGKVRIAMSASDCARLEPGDILVAQDTSADYLDGIRDAAAVITEKPGEDSHAAVIAKRLGVPVITGVANATRDLREGEVVTLHVKDGVVHRGTGSNMAMKLDTMF, encoded by the coding sequence ATGGCCCAGATCGATCTAACCCGTAGAACCAAGATCGTGGCCACCATCGGGCCCGCAACGGAGAGTCCTGAAGGCATTCGTCAATTAATTCAAGCTGGAGCGACCACGTTCCGACTGAACTTCTCCCATGGGGATCACAGCGAGCACGCTGAGAGGATTGCCACGATTCGTCAGGTGGCCCATGAATTGGGAGCCCACATCGGCATTCTTCAAGATCTTCAGGGTCCGAAAATTCGCTTAGGCCGCTTCGAAGACGGTCCGATCACGCTCGCGAAAGGTGATCAATTTGCCCTGACGGCGAAGCAAGTGCGTTGCAATCAGACGGTGGCCACCGTCACCTACGACAAGCTGGCCGAAGAAGTCACCGCTGGAAGTCGCATCCTTCTCGATGATGGTCGCGTCGAGATGAAAGTTGAGAGGGTGGATTCTGTCGACCAGACCCTCCACTGCTCGGTCACAGTTCCTGGTGTGCTCTCCAACAACAAGGGGGTGAACTTCCCGGATGTGCAGCTCTCGGTCCGTGCGCTCACCACAAAAGACCGTCAAGATCTCGCCTTTGGTCTTCAGCAGGGTGTGGATTGGGTCGCGCTCAGCTTCGTGCGCAACCCCTCTGACATGCAGGAGATCAGAGAACTGATTCGTAAGCATGGTTACACCACTCCAGTGGTCGCAAAAATCGAGAAGTTCGAGGCGATTGATCAGATTGACGCGATCTTGCCTCTATGCGATGGCGTGATGGTGGCCCGCGGTGACCTGGGGGTTGAGATGCCTGCAGAGGAAGTTCCGCTTCTTCAAAAGGATCTGATCCACAAGGCCAACAGCCTTGGGATTCCGATCATCACGGCGACCCAGATGCTCGATTCGATGGCCTCCAGCCCTAGGCCCACGCGCGCTGAGGTCAGTGACGTCGCCAACGCCATTTTGGATGGCACGGATGCGGTGATGCTCTCGAATGAGACTGCGGTAGGAGACTTTCCCGTGGAGGCTGTTGAGACGATGGCGACGATCGCCAGAAGGATCGAGCGCGATTACCCCCAACGGCCCATTGATACCCATCTGCCGAGCACGATCCCAAACGCGATTAGTGGGGCCGTGAGCAGCATTGCTCGCCAGCTCAACGCAGCAGCGATTTTGCCTCTCACCAAAAGCGGGGCCACCGCCCATAACGTGAGCAAATTCAGGCCTTCAACGCCGATCCTTGCGATCACCAGCGAAGTCAATGTGGCGCGCAAACTTCAACTGGTTTGGGGCGTGACGCCTCTGCTGATCGAAACCCAGAAGAGCACCACGGCGACCTTCACCTTGGCGATGGCTTACGCCCAAGAGCTCGGCGTGGTGAAAGACGGTGATCTTTGCGTGCAAACAGCAGGAACCCTTGCTGGAATTAGTGGCTCCACCGATCTGATCAAGGTGGGAATCGTGAGTGCTGTGCTTGGTCGTGGCACGGGCTTCGGCAGTGGATCTGTGAGTGGAAAAGTTCGGATTGCGATGTCTGCCAGTGATTGCGCCCGGCTCGAACCTGGTGACATCCTCGTGGCTCAAGACACCTCTGCCGACTACCTCGATGGCATCCGTGACGCTGCAGCAGTGATCACAGAAAAACCGGGCGAAGACTCCCACGCAGCGGTCATCGCCAAACGTTTAGGTGTTCCTGTGATTACGGGGGTGGCCAATGCCACGCGAGATCTCAGAGAAGGCGAAGTCGTGACCTTGCACGTGAAAGATGGAGTGGTCCATCGCGGTACCGGCAGCAACATGGCGATGAAATTAGACACCATGTTCTGA
- the psaK gene encoding photosystem I reaction center subunit PsaK → MFTPLLAIAPATLSWSPKVALVMVVCNVIAIGIGKATIKHQNVGLKLPGANFFGGMSHGSMLATTSLGHIIGIGAIQGLAARGVL, encoded by the coding sequence ATGTTCACTCCTCTTCTGGCTATAGCTCCCGCCACTCTTTCCTGGTCACCCAAGGTTGCCCTTGTGATGGTGGTCTGCAATGTCATCGCCATCGGGATTGGCAAAGCCACAATTAAGCATCAAAACGTGGGTCTCAAACTGCCCGGCGCCAATTTCTTTGGGGGTATGAGTCACGGAAGCATGCTTGCTACCACAAGCCTTGGCCACATCATTGGCATTGGTGCGATCCAGGGACTTGCAGCCCGAGGTGTTCTTTAA